The DNA segment ATTGTGTATCGGGTATGGAAAATACCCGCTTGTTTTATTCTGAACAAATGTTGAGCCGTTTGGGATAAACTCATTACATGTCGATGTATTTTATAAAGATTGAAATAATGATATTAAAAAATATTGATAATGTTTTTAAAATAAATTCATTAATTACTGCTGTTTATCTGGTTGCTCAGATTTTTTTTGTATTCATTTTAGATGAAAAGATTTTTTCATTTGACATTCCCGGAGTGGCTGCTTTGGAAAACAAATCATTGTTTCCTGTTCGGACTGCTAATTCCCTAACGGCAACTCTGCTTGTTGGCTTGGTTTCTTTACTTATTAATATCCCTGTGGTTTTTCAATTGGTTCAAATTTTTCTGAAAGACAAATCGACAGATAATTTGGAATCATTAAGAAAAAAATATATTGTTTTTTATTATTTGGGCTATGGGGTTTTAAACCCGTACAGGATTTGGAAGGGGTTTAATAGCAGAACCATAAAATTTAGAATGTTTGCCATATTTTTTTATTGCTACATGGTGTTTATGCTGCTTTATTGGATATTTGGCTGGGATTTTATAAATATTCCGCAACACTATACTTTAGTTTATTTGGTTTCTAGCTTTAAATTTTTTTTGTATCTGTTAAATATTGTAGTTTTTATTAGTTTGGGGTTCTTTTTCCTGACTATTTGTTCAGGTGTTTTTTTAATTATTTATTCTTTATTTTCTGATTAATCCTAATTTTGAGGTGAAAAATGAAAGATTGTACATATAATAATCCAAGTCGTACCAAGCAAATGGATTACAATGATTTAATCGGAGCTGGGTTGAGTTCTGCAGATGCAGGTGCGGTACAGGCTTTAAATAAGTTCGATTTAAAAGATTTAGCAAAAATGCCTGCTGCAAGAGTATTTAATGCTGCTGGATTTATGATTTCTGGGGCACAAGTTATAGGCGAAACTTATAAAGGCAATTACGGTCAGGCCTTTGTAGAAGCAGTTGCTACTACTGGTGCATATTTTGGAGCAGGCATTGGCGGAAGTTTGGGGACATTGCTATCGCCGGTTGCCGGTACGGCTTTAGGTGCGGCTGGGGGTGCATTTGCTGGTGCCATGCTTGGTAGGGAAGTCGGCGAATATGTGTTGTGGCAATACAGACAGTTAACCAGTGATTACCACTGGACTTGCCCCAAAGAATACGAAGATTATAAAAACGCCAACCGCGACGGCAAATACCACATCGTCGATCCCTTGGTACTCGATCTCGACGGCGACGGCATCGAAACCGTCGGCACGCAGGGCTATCACGGTGCGCTGTTCGACCACAACAAAGACGGCATCCGCACGGCCACGGGCTGGGTGTCTGCCGACGACGGCCTGCTGGTTATCGACCGCAATTCAGACGGCCTGATTAACAACGGCAACGAACTGTTTGGCGACAGCACCGCATTGAAAGACGGCAACAACGCCGAACACGGCTATGCCGCATTAAAAGAATTAGACACCAATTCAGACGGCCTTATCGACGCACAAGACGAAGCCTTCAAACAACTGCGCGTATGGCGCGATCTCAACCAAGACGGCATCAGCCAAGAAAACGAGTTGTTCACACTCGAATCCCTGAATATCCAATCGCTTAACACGGCCTATCAAGATGTCAACACCCGTTTGGGCAACGGCAACAGCCTGGCGCAAAAAGGCAGCTACACGCTTTCAGACGGCCAAACTCGCGAAATGGGCGATGTGCTGTTAGCCAACGATACATTCCACAGCCGTTATATTGATGCGGTCAAACTGACTGAAGAACAAATGCAGTCGCCCAACCTGCAAGGCATAGGCCGTTTGCGCGACTTGCGCGAAGCAGCGGCGTTGTCGCCCAAGCTGGCTGAAGTGCTGGCGGCATACAGCAAGGCAGAAACCAAAGCGGCGCAGAAAGCGTTGCTGCCGGAGTTGATTAACGAATGGGCAAAAACCGACCCGCAATTCGGCACGGGAATTGAATTTTTGCGGCCGATGATCCGAACGGTTAGCGAAGGAGTGGGGCTGACACCGACACAAGAGCGGGAAATAGCCGGCAAGTTCCTGGTTATTCCCGAAGAGCTGCGTAAGGCGGCCAACGAAGCTTTGAATAAAATAGCCGTTTTGGATGCGTTTTCAGGGGAGCGTTCGGCGGTGATTTATGTATCTTCGGTAGAAGAGATTGCCTCTTTCCTGAAAACCGCCCGCGAGGCCTACGACAAACTGGCCGACAATATCTATCACGCCTTAGAGTTCCAAACCCGTCTGAAACCTTATTTGGATGAAATCGGCCTTAAAGTCCAAGGCGCTGAACTGGCTTTGGATTATTCGGGCGTTGAGAAGAAATTTGCAGCGGTGTATGCGGAGAATCCGGAAAAAGCGTTTGTGGATTTGGGCAGCTTACTGGCACGGGGCAAGCTCCACCAATGGTTGGAGGGCAGAAGCCTGTTTGAAAATTGGATTAAAGAGGCAAAAGAACAAGGTGTTTTAGATCAAAGAATCGAAACCTTGGGCAAAGAGACCGTAGATCTGCTTACCCGTACCAATGGTGATAATAGAGACAATGTATTGCAGGCATTGGGATTAAAAGACAACGGCAACAACCACTTTCACGGTGGTGCAGGTAACGATGTGCTAATCAGCGGTAAAGGCAACGATTACTTAGTAGGCGGTGAAGGCAGCGACACCTACCTGTTCGGCAAAAACTTCGGCAGGGATACCGTTTACAACTACGACGGTTCGGAGGGTACCGATACCATCCGCTTTACCGCCCACACCCAGAGTGAACTCAACTTCCGCCGCTCCGGCAGCGATTTGGTTATCGAAGCCAAAGAAGGAGAAGACCGCGTAACGGTACAAAACTATTTCTATGACGAAAACTACACCACGGATGCCGTAGAGTTTTCAGACGGCCTTAAGCTGGATAAGGCAGCCGTTAACAAACTCGCACAACAAGGTAGCGAACAAAACGATTACCTCTATGCTTATGCCGAAGGCAGCATCTTGAACGGATTGGGTGGTAACGACACCCTTTACGGCGACGAAGGCAACGACACCTTAAACGGCGGTAACGGCAACGATACGCTGAACGGCAACAACGGCAATGACGTTCTCAACGGTGATGAGGGTAACGACAGTCTGAACGGCAACAGCGGCGACGACACCCTCGACGGCGGTATCGGCAACGATTACTTAGTAGGCGGTGAAGGCAGCGACACCTACCTGTTCGGCAAAAACTTCGGCAGGGATACCGTTTACAACTACGACGGTTCGGAGGGTACCGATACCATCCGCTTTACCGCCCACACCCAGAGTGAACTCAACTTCCGCCGCTCCGGCAGCGATTTGGTTATCGAAGCCAAAGAAGGAGAAGACCGCGTAACGGTACAAAACTATTTCTATGACGAAAACTACACCACGGATGCCGTAGAGTTTTCAGACGGCCTCAAGCTGGATAAGGCAGCCGTTAACAAACTCGCACAACAAGGTAGCGAACAAAACGATTACCTCTATGCTTATGCCGAAGGCAGCATCTTGAACGGATTGGGTGGTAACGACACCCTTTACGGCGACGAAGGCAACGACACCTTAAACGGCGGTAACGGCAACGATACGCTGAACGGCAACAACGGCAATGACGTTCTCAACGGTGATGAGGGTAACGACAGTCTGAACGGCAACAGCGGCGACGACACCCTCGACGGCGGTATCGGCAACGATTACTTAGTAGGCGGTGAAGGCAGCGACACCTACCTGTTCGGCAAAAACTTCGGCAGGGATACCGTTTACAACTACGACGGTTCGGAGGGTACCGATACCATCCGCTTTACCGCCCACACCCAGAGTGAACTCAACTTCCGCCGCTCCGGCAGCGATTTGGTTATCGAAGCCAAAGAAGGAGAAGACCGCGTAACGGTACAAAACTATTTCTATGACGAAAACTACACCACGGATGCCGTAGAGTTTTCAGACGGCCTTAAGCTGGATAAGGCAGCCGTTAACAAACTCGCACAACAAGGTAGCGAACAAAACGATTACCTCTATGCTTATGCCGAAGGCAGCATCTTGAACGGATTGGGTGGTAACGACACCCTTTACGGCGACGAAGGCAACGACACCTTAAACGGCGGTAACGGCAACGATACGCTGAACGGCAACAACGGCAATGACGTTCTCAACGGTGATGAGGGTAACGACAGTCTGAACGGCAACAGCGGCGACGACACCCTCGACGGCGGTATCGGCAACGATTACTTAGTAGGCGGTGAAGGCAGCGACACCTACCTGTTCGGCAAAAACTTCGGCAGGGATACCGTTTACAACTACGACGGTTCGGAGGGTACCGATACCATCCGCTTTACCGCCCACACCCAGAGTGAACTCAACTTCCGCCGCTCCGGCAGCGATTTGGTTATCGAAGCCAAAGAAGGAGAAGACCGCGTAACGGTACAAAACTATTTCTATGACGAAAACTACACCACGGATGCCGTAGAGTTTTCAGACGGCCTCAAGCTGGATAAGGCAGCCGTTAACAAACTCGCACAACAAGGTAGCGAACAAAACGATTACCTCTATGCTTATGCCGAAGGCAGCATCTTGAACGGATTGGGTGGTAACGACACCCTTTACGGCGACGAAGGCAACGACACCTTAAACGGCGGTAACGGCAACGATACGCTGAACGGCAACAACGGCAATGACGTTCTCAACGGTGATGAGGGTAACGACAGTCTGAACGGCAACAGCGGCGACGACACCCTCGACGGCGGTATCGGCAACGATTACTTAGTAGGCGGTGAAGGCAGCGACACCTACCTGTTCGGCAAAAACTTCGGCAGGGATACCGTTTACAACTACGACGGTTCGGAGGGTACCGATACCATCCGCTTTACCGCCCACACCCAGAGTGAACTCAACTTCCGCCGCTCCGGCAGCGATTTGGTTATCGAAGCCAAAGAAGGAGAAGACCGCGTAACGGTACAAAACTATTTCTATGACGAAAACTACACCACGGATGCCGTAGAGTTTTCAGACGGCCTTAAGCTGGATAAGGCAGCCGTTAACAAACTCGCACAACAAGGTA comes from the Neisseria dumasiana genome and includes:
- a CDS encoding calcium-binding protein; the protein is MISGAQVIGETYKGNYGQAFVEAVATTGAYFGAGIGGSLGTLLSPVAGTALGAAGGAFAGAMLGREVGEYVLWQYRQLTSDYHWTCPKEYEDYKNANRDGKYHIVDPLVLDLDGDGIETVGTQGYHGALFDHNKDGIRTATGWVSADDGLLVIDRNSDGLINNGNELFGDSTALKDGNNAEHGYAALKELDTNSDGLIDAQDEAFKQLRVWRDLNQDGISQENELFTLESLNIQSLNTAYQDVNTRLGNGNSLAQKGSYTLSDGQTREMGDVLLANDTFHSRYIDAVKLTEEQMQSPNLQGIGRLRDLREAAALSPKLAEVLAAYSKAETKAAQKALLPELINEWAKTDPQFGTGIEFLRPMIRTVSEGVGLTPTQEREIAGKFLVIPEELRKAANEALNKIAVLDAFSGERSAVIYVSSVEEIASFLKTAREAYDKLADNIYHALEFQTRLKPYLDEIGLKVQGAELALDYSGVEKKFAAVYAENPEKAFVDLGSLLARGKLHQWLEGRSLFENWIKEAKEQGVLDQRIETLGKETVDLLTRTNGDNRDNVLQALGLKDNGNNHFHGGAGNDVLISGKGNDYLVGGEGSDTYLFGKNFGRDTVYNYDGSEGTDTIRFTAHTQSELNFRRSGSDLVIEAKEGEDRVTVQNYFYDENYTTDAVEFSDGLKLDKAAVNKLAQQGSEQNDYLYAYAEGSILNGLGGNDTLYGDEGNDTLNGGNGNDTLNGNNGNDVLNGDEGNDSLNGNSGDDTLDGGIGNDYLVGGEGSDTYLFGKNFGRDTVYNYDGSEGTDTIRFTAHTQSELNFRRSGSDLVIEAKEGEDRVTVQNYFYDENYTTDAVEFSDGLKLDKAAVNKLAQQGSEQNDYLYAYAEGSILNGLGGNDTLYGDEGNDTLNGGNGNDTLNGNNGNDVLNGDEGNDSLNGNSGDDTLDGGIGNDYLVGGEGSDTYLFGKNFGRDTVYNYDGSEGTDTIRFTAHTQSELNFRRSGSDLVIEAKEGEDRVTVQNYFYDENYTTDAVEFSDGLKLDKAAVNKLAQQGSEQNDYLYAYAEGSILNGLGGNDTLYGDEGNDTLNGGNGNDTLNGNNGNDVLNGDEGNDSLNGNSGDDTLDGGIGNDYLVGGEGSDTYLFGKNFGRDTVYNYDGSEGTDTIRFTAHTQSELNFRRSGSDLVIEAKEGEDRVTVQNYFYDENYTTDAVEFSDGLKLDKAAVNKLAQQGSEQNDYLYAYAEGSILNGLGGNDTLYGDEGNDTLNGGNGNDTLNGNNGNDVLNGDEGNDSLNGNSGDDTLDGGIGNDYLVGGEGSDTYLFGKNFGRDTVYNYDGSEGTDTIRFTAHTQSELNFRRSGSDLVIEAKEGEDRVTVQNYFYDENYTTDAVEFSDGLKLDKAAVNKLAQQGSEQNDYLYAYAEGSILNGLGGNDTLYGDEGNDTLNGGNGNDTLNGNNGNDVLNGDEGNDSLNGNSGDDTLDGGIGNDYLVGGEGSDTYLFGKNFGRDTVYNYDGSEGTDTIRFTAHTQSELNFRRSGSDLVIEAKEGEDRVTVQNYFYDENYTTDAVEFSDGLKLDKAAVNKLAQQGSEQNDYLYAYAEGSILNGLGGNDTLYGDEGNDTLNGGNGNDTLNGNSGDDTLDGGIGNDYLVGGEGSDIYIFAEGHGKDSVSNYSSDILNIDNLLFEGAESTHAVFSRSGNDLLVKAFGEGDQVTVQGYFYSDQYRHADFTFADKKLTGNEVLNLVV